GCCTACTACCGCACGCTGGGCGCCCACATGGGCATCAAGGGCGTGCCGCAGACGTACGAGGAGTTCGAGCACACCCTCGACGCCTACGAGGACGCGCATTTCGGCTGGGACGAGGGTGCGCGCGAGGTGTCCGACGCCACGCTCGCGCTGATGGCCTCCTGGTATCCGAAGCCCCTCGACCGCATCGCACGCGGGGCCAGCCTCGCGCTGCTGGACGACTCGTTGCTGCGGGCCTTCCGTTACGAACGGCCGGGGCCCGTCGCCCGCGGGCTGACCCGCACGGCGCTGCGTCTGCGTGCCCGAGCGGTACGCCTCCTGCCGCCCCGTTCCACCGCGCACTACGCACGCCTGAATCCTGAGATCAAGGGATACCGGAACGGCTACGAGGTCGCGTCGCTCGGTACGTTCCCGACCCCGGGTGTGCGTGGCTGCCCGGTCGCGCACGTGCGAGGGTCAGAGGCGCCCGTCGAGTGACTCCAGCGTGGTGTGCAGCCAGCGCAGTTCCGCTTCCGTGGTGGCCCGGGCGATCGTGAGAATGCCCCGGCGGAACGGATCGTCCAGTTCCTCCGCGCGCACCGGCCGGTCCCCCTCGTAGAAGAAGCTCGCAGGCTCTTCGAGGAACGCCAGTCGCTGCCGCAGTACATCGGCCTGAGCCGCCGGGTCCGGCAGGTGCCGGAGGAACGCCAGGAGTACGAACCAGCGGTTCTCGTCGGTGATGTCCCCCCGTGCGGGGAGGGTGAGGCGCCGAAGCAGCTCAGCCCTGCCCTCGTCGGTCAGGGTGAGTACGTGGCGCGGGGCCGCCGTGGCACCCGGCTGCGTTTCCCGGGCCAGCAGCCCCGCCTTCTCCAGCCGTTTGATCGCCGGATAGAGCGTGCTCTCCGCGACCGGCCGCACATGTCCGGTGAGGGCAGTGATGCGTTTGCGCAGCTCGTAGCCGTGCAGCGGGGCGGCGTACAGGAATCCAAGGATGGCGAGCTCCAGCATGCCCGCATTCTGCCGCACGGCGGGTACAGCGGCGACGTCATACTTCGCTGGCGCTATACATCGGCGCCGATGTATCGTGCGGGTCCGATGGTGTGCGAGGCATGCGGTGGAGCGCTGCGGCGGCGGTGGAGGAGTGGGTCGATGTACGAGGCGAAGTTCGACGAGCAGGGCAGCAGGATCCGGTGGACGGAATCGGGAACGAGGACGGAGGGCGGCGGAGAGGCAACCGTCTATGTGCACGGGCTGGGGGCGATGTCGGCCGCCTATCACGCCCATATCGCCGCCGCCCCGGCGCTCGCGGGGCGGCGCTCGCTCTTCGTCGACCTGCCGGGGCACGGCATCAGCGACCGTCCCGCGGACTTCGGGTACACCCTGGAGGACCATGCCGGCGCGCTGGCCGCCGTGCTGGACGGAGCAGGGGTGCGCGGGGCGGAGCTCGTCGGACACAGCATGGGCGGCGCGGTCGCCGTCGTACTCGCTTACCGCCGACCCGAGCTGGTCGCGCGCCTGGTGCTCGCCGAGGGCAATCTCGATCCGTACACCTCGCCGCCGACCGGAAGCAGCGGGATCGCGTCGTGGACCGAGGAGACCTTTGTCCACGGAGGCGGTTTCGACCGTGTGCTGGAGCGCGTCGGCCCGACCTGGGCGGCGACGATGCGGCTGGCGGACCCGCTGGCGCTGCACCGCACCGCGATCGGGCTGATGCGTGGCACCGACCCCACCATGCGGCGGATGCTCATGGAGTCGACCGCGGAGCGGACCTATCTCCAGGGAGCCCTGAGTGGTGAACTCCCGGGCGCGGACGGGCTCGTGGCTTCGGGGGTTCGCGTACTCACCGTTCCCGGCGCGGGGCACAACATCATGTTCGACCGGCCCGACGCCCTGGTGGGAGCCATCGCCGGACGCTTCGAGTGACGCGGTGCGTGTGACGCGGTGCGTGTGACGCGGTGCGTGTGACGCTTCGGGTCAGCCGACGCGTTCGGCGCGGACGAGGAAGCGGTGGTCCTCGTCGACGTACGCGTCCATGCGCCACCCCGAAGCGGCCAGCAGGGGGCCGAGCCGGGGTTCGGCCCGCAGGTCGTCATCGGTGATCGCCCGGCCGTGGCGGGCCGCGAGTGCGGCCCGGCCGACCGGGTGGAACAGGGCCAGCTGCCCGCCCAGCCGCACCACGCGCGCCAGCTCCCGCAGCGCCGGCCCGGGGTGCGCGAGATGCGAGATCAGGCCGGCCGCGAACACGGCATCGAGCGACCGGTCCCGCA
The Streptomyces sp. NBC_00234 DNA segment above includes these coding regions:
- a CDS encoding oxygenase MpaB family protein — protein: MAKRFDRLKEIQQLDPEREFLEIYRLTAAYEFPWDIARALELALYRTYAVPSIGRLLAETAELTDRSQKRYDDTALLLDTVVEHGFSSEAGRTAVRRINQMHRSYGISNDDMRYVLCTFVVTPKRWLDTYGWRRLSSHELRAFAAYYRTLGAHMGIKGVPQTYEEFEHTLDAYEDAHFGWDEGAREVSDATLALMASWYPKPLDRIARGASLALLDDSLLRAFRYERPGPVARGLTRTALRLRARAVRLLPPRSTAHYARLNPEIKGYRNGYEVASLGTFPTPGVRGCPVAHVRGSEAPVE
- a CDS encoding alpha/beta fold hydrolase, producing the protein MYEAKFDEQGSRIRWTESGTRTEGGGEATVYVHGLGAMSAAYHAHIAAAPALAGRRSLFVDLPGHGISDRPADFGYTLEDHAGALAAVLDGAGVRGAELVGHSMGGAVAVVLAYRRPELVARLVLAEGNLDPYTSPPTGSSGIASWTEETFVHGGGFDRVLERVGPTWAATMRLADPLALHRTAIGLMRGTDPTMRRMLMESTAERTYLQGALSGELPGADGLVASGVRVLTVPGAGHNIMFDRPDALVGAIAGRFE
- a CDS encoding PadR family transcriptional regulator, which codes for MLELAILGFLYAAPLHGYELRKRITALTGHVRPVAESTLYPAIKRLEKAGLLARETQPGATAAPRHVLTLTDEGRAELLRRLTLPARGDITDENRWFVLLAFLRHLPDPAAQADVLRQRLAFLEEPASFFYEGDRPVRAEELDDPFRRGILTIARATTEAELRWLHTTLESLDGRL